A genomic segment from Paenibacillus phoenicis encodes:
- a CDS encoding ABC transporter ATP-binding protein, translated as MNPLRQFLPYAGKQKTLYLLGFAGSLFRFLIPLSVPLVVKYLFDQLLRSQTLTDSDKMEQLFLIAGVMIAVFFAVRAPMEYVRQYFMNKANNRIITALRKDVFAKVHALDTKYFADNRSGEIGTRFFDDIEKIRGYMTAVFSNVWIEMIVLLFVTGIMFSLNPVLTLLAVLLVAIQFTLSHILSRRVKGTTRQMMGCRSALSGFVFERIQGAILARLFQSEERDIEQLERHLEQFERMTDKQAGAHAISLAVVNVLSDITPFLVVAAGSLFVIDGRLSLGSLIAFFAYVDRMRAPVAALVQAIPVVAEGSVALQRVFDFLATPVCIKEKEQPAVLARLSDSIVFDRVAFSYDGKERILHNMSFVLRKGGTYAFVGESGGGKSTVLQLLTRMYDVDAGRVLIDDKDIRDYSLASLRSQIGIVTQDNFLYSSSVRDNIAIARPDATEEEIVEAARRAFAHEFISALPYGYGTEVGERGAKLSGGQKQRIALARVFLKDSSLILLDEATSALDNESEELIQSSIERFCKGKTIIMIAHRLSTVVHADRIFVVRKGTIVESGSHEELLQKNGYYKELYLKQNPAGMAAERGEPSDRAAEPVMAG; from the coding sequence ATGAACCCCTTGCGACAATTCCTGCCCTATGCAGGCAAGCAAAAAACACTCTACCTACTAGGTTTCGCCGGAAGTCTGTTCCGGTTCCTGATTCCGCTCTCCGTGCCGCTCGTGGTCAAATACCTGTTCGACCAACTGCTGCGCAGCCAGACGCTTACCGATTCGGACAAAATGGAACAGCTGTTCCTGATCGCAGGCGTAATGATCGCCGTCTTTTTCGCGGTACGGGCGCCGATGGAGTACGTCCGGCAGTACTTCATGAACAAAGCGAACAACCGCATCATCACGGCTCTGCGGAAAGACGTGTTCGCCAAGGTTCACGCTTTGGATACGAAATACTTCGCTGACAATCGCAGCGGGGAGATCGGTACTCGGTTCTTCGACGATATTGAGAAAATCCGGGGCTATATGACCGCGGTATTCTCGAACGTTTGGATCGAGATGATCGTGCTGCTCTTCGTCACGGGAATTATGTTCTCGCTTAACCCGGTTCTAACCTTGCTGGCCGTGCTGCTGGTCGCGATCCAGTTCACCCTCTCCCACATCCTTTCCCGTAGGGTAAAAGGCACGACTCGTCAGATGATGGGCTGCCGTTCGGCGCTGAGCGGCTTCGTCTTTGAGCGCATCCAGGGTGCTATTCTCGCCAGGCTGTTTCAGTCGGAAGAGCGGGACATCGAGCAGCTTGAACGCCATCTGGAGCAGTTCGAACGGATGACAGACAAACAGGCCGGAGCGCATGCGATATCGCTGGCCGTGGTTAATGTGCTGAGTGACATAACGCCGTTCCTGGTCGTTGCAGCCGGAAGCCTCTTCGTCATTGACGGCCGCCTTTCGCTGGGAAGCCTGATCGCCTTCTTCGCCTATGTCGACCGCATGCGGGCGCCGGTGGCTGCACTGGTTCAGGCGATTCCCGTGGTCGCGGAGGGCAGCGTGGCGCTTCAGCGAGTCTTCGATTTTTTGGCTACGCCGGTGTGCATCAAAGAAAAGGAGCAGCCCGCAGTCCTTGCCCGGCTGTCCGATTCGATCGTGTTTGACCGCGTCGCATTCTCCTATGACGGGAAGGAGAGGATTTTGCATAACATGTCGTTTGTGCTCCGCAAAGGAGGGACCTACGCTTTCGTGGGCGAGAGCGGCGGGGGGAAAAGTACCGTGCTGCAGCTGCTGACCCGCATGTACGACGTCGACGCGGGCCGCGTGCTCATCGATGACAAGGATATCCGGGATTACTCGCTTGCAAGCCTCCGGAGCCAGATCGGCATCGTCACGCAGGATAATTTCCTGTACAGCTCGTCGGTGCGGGACAATATCGCCATTGCGAGGCCAGACGCGACGGAGGAGGAGATTGTGGAGGCTGCGAGGAGGGCATTCGCTCACGAGTTCATCAGCGCGTTGCCGTACGGGTACGGGACGGAGGTTGGCGAGCGGGGCGCCAAGCTGTCGGGCGGGCAGAAACAGCGGATCGCGCTGGCTCGCGTGTTCCTGAAGGATTCATCGCTCATTCTGCTGGATGAAGCGACAAGCGCGCTCGATAACGAAAGCGAAGAGCTCATCCAATCGTCGATCGAGCGATTCTGCAAGGGCAAGACGATTATCATGATCGCACACCGGCTTTCGACGGTGGTCCATGCGGACCGGATCTTCGTCGTCCGCAAAGGTACGATCGTCGAAAGCGGCAGCCATGAGGAACTGCTTCAGAAGAACGGTTATTATAAGGAGCTCTATCTGAAACAAAATCCTGCCGGCATGGCTGCAGAGCGCGGGGAACCTTCTGACCGCGCGGCGGAACCGGTCATGGCTGGTTGA
- a CDS encoding response regulator transcription factor: protein MNILLVDDHRSVVEGTKMLIESEPDINVTIETDVYLVPDLVRLHQFDVILLDLYMPNINGADLTRKLLDCVPGAVILIYSGFEIAPHFNLLMEAGVSGFISKTSTREELILAIRCAARKQAIIPMQLLRQLRRQEIQVQGDAEHEPTTITREEDRLLRELAKGKSNKEISKTLMVSQRSLEYGLTELFQKLHVNSRVDAIRKAKSLGILPAEDLY, encoded by the coding sequence ATGAATATCCTGCTTGTTGACGACCACCGCTCGGTGGTCGAAGGGACCAAAATGCTTATCGAATCGGAACCGGACATTAACGTCACGATCGAGACAGATGTATACCTTGTGCCTGATTTGGTGCGCCTCCATCAATTCGACGTCATCCTGTTGGATCTATACATGCCGAACATCAACGGCGCCGATCTGACGCGCAAGCTGCTGGATTGCGTGCCGGGCGCGGTCATCCTCATCTACTCCGGTTTTGAAATCGCGCCGCATTTCAATCTCCTCATGGAGGCCGGCGTATCGGGCTTCATTTCGAAGACATCCACTCGCGAAGAGCTCATTCTGGCCATCCGCTGTGCAGCTAGGAAGCAGGCGATCATCCCGATGCAGCTGCTAAGGCAGCTAAGACGACAGGAAATTCAGGTCCAGGGAGACGCGGAGCACGAGCCGACCACGATCACACGGGAGGAGGACCGTCTTCTGCGGGAGCTCGCCAAGGGCAAGAGCAACAAGGAGATCTCCAAAACGCTTATGGTGAGTCAGCGCTCTCTTGAATATGGACTGACGGAGCTGTTCCAGAAGCTTCACGTCAACTCAAGGGTTGATGCCATTCGAAAGGCGAAAAGCCTCGGCATTTTGCCTGCGGAGGATTTGTATTGA
- a CDS encoding sensor histidine kinase: protein MSDNQSFIAGGREEMYRIVAEHTSDTIVVVDSEAIVRYVSPSILTQSGYSVEEYEGMDAFALIVPEDQERVRQSLVQTVQGRTPVDIGYQVQHKDGRILEVETKVMPVLHGDGNVNYVVAVVRDVTARKRAERLLENILDNVNAAVWSTDKDFTQYTFISESVEKISGLPRQEIIRSPIRLHDHIHPDDNALLMGEVREKLDRGLPVRQEFRWIHHPGEPRWGQLIIHPHLDNEGAVERLDGIMLDITDKKRAELALEESEQRYKSLFEHNLDGVFTIVLEGLYFAHANKAFEQITGIQRETMTNQCFMGMIFDEDHSLVYETLFEVMEDGTPRDVECRLADMTGGERIVSITFVPIFLSGQLNGIHGIIKDITRRKQEERELIRSEERSSFLQSSLNRLSKDLAGVMKVSELEDRLIDEVQAVLCISEVAIVEAKDEPSCVSEPSGGERDANTIRIRIGEKPQPVWLSIGLNRPLPEAEKRWLDTAVRYVTILYDNLYRTEDLMKRMEEMMTRGETPRWMLRLLFKLSEKERASLSSDLHDSVLQDLIIWYRKLESLRSSNSFDTSTGSELAEIEEGLLDAIHQIRITCNELRPPFLLKMGLVESLKSLFAYLRMFANYEIEFHADEMAGSLDEDQILGVYRIVQELLNNATKHSRASKVIMSLTDEDSCFTFRYSDDGVGVRLSRLEGSFQHMGIAGIEKRVQSLEGKVDFRSAPRKGFHVTIQFPKHMNER, encoded by the coding sequence ATGAGCGATAATCAGAGTTTTATAGCAGGCGGCAGAGAAGAAATGTACCGGATTGTTGCCGAGCATACATCCGATACGATTGTGGTGGTCGACAGCGAAGCCATCGTCCGTTACGTGTCACCTTCCATCCTTACGCAGAGCGGCTATAGCGTGGAGGAATACGAGGGGATGGACGCTTTCGCCCTCATCGTACCGGAGGATCAGGAGCGGGTGAGGCAATCGCTGGTTCAGACCGTACAAGGCCGAACGCCGGTCGATATTGGCTACCAGGTGCAGCATAAAGACGGTCGCATTCTGGAAGTGGAGACTAAGGTTATGCCGGTGCTGCACGGAGATGGAAACGTCAACTACGTAGTAGCGGTGGTAAGGGATGTTACGGCGCGCAAACGGGCCGAGCGTCTGCTCGAGAACATTCTGGACAACGTAAACGCCGCGGTATGGTCCACGGATAAGGACTTCACCCAATATACTTTCATCTCTGAAAGCGTGGAGAAAATCAGCGGCCTGCCAAGGCAAGAGATTATCAGGAGTCCGATCCGCCTGCATGACCATATCCATCCGGACGACAATGCGCTCCTGATGGGCGAAGTGAGGGAAAAGCTCGACCGGGGATTGCCGGTGCGCCAGGAGTTCCGCTGGATCCATCATCCCGGTGAGCCGCGCTGGGGGCAGCTGATTATCCATCCACACCTGGACAACGAAGGAGCGGTGGAGCGGTTGGACGGCATCATGCTTGACATCACGGACAAGAAGCGCGCCGAGCTCGCGCTGGAGGAGAGCGAGCAGAGGTACAAGTCTTTGTTTGAGCACAACTTGGACGGAGTTTTCACCATTGTGCTAGAGGGGCTTTATTTTGCGCATGCGAACAAGGCATTTGAGCAAATAACGGGCATCCAGCGAGAAACAATGACCAATCAGTGCTTCATGGGGATGATTTTCGATGAGGACCACAGTCTGGTCTACGAAACGCTGTTCGAAGTTATGGAAGATGGCACACCCCGGGACGTCGAATGCCGGCTTGCGGACATGACAGGCGGAGAGCGAATCGTGAGCATTACGTTTGTGCCCATTTTCTTGTCAGGCCAGCTAAACGGAATTCATGGCATCATCAAGGATATTACGAGGCGCAAGCAGGAAGAGCGGGAGCTGATCCGGAGCGAGGAACGCTCCAGTTTCCTGCAGTCAAGCTTGAATCGCCTATCCAAAGACCTCGCGGGCGTCATGAAGGTATCGGAGCTGGAAGACAGGCTGATCGACGAGGTGCAGGCCGTACTCTGCATCTCCGAGGTGGCGATCGTCGAAGCGAAGGATGAACCGTCTTGCGTATCCGAACCCTCAGGCGGGGAGCGTGACGCGAATACGATCCGGATTCGCATAGGCGAGAAGCCGCAGCCGGTATGGCTGTCCATCGGACTGAACCGTCCGCTGCCCGAGGCTGAGAAGAGATGGCTTGATACGGCCGTTCGTTATGTAACGATCCTATACGACAACCTGTACCGGACTGAGGATCTGATGAAACGGATGGAAGAGATGATGACAAGGGGCGAAACGCCGAGATGGATGCTCCGGCTGCTGTTCAAGCTGTCGGAGAAGGAGCGGGCGTCGCTGTCGAGCGACCTGCATGATTCGGTGCTGCAGGATCTGATCATCTGGTACCGGAAGCTCGAATCGCTTCGTTCGTCCAATTCGTTCGACACCAGTACCGGCTCAGAATTGGCCGAAATCGAAGAAGGGCTGCTTGATGCGATCCATCAGATCCGGATTACGTGCAACGAACTGCGGCCGCCTTTTCTGTTGAAAATGGGGCTGGTCGAGTCTCTGAAAAGCTTGTTCGCCTATTTGCGCATGTTCGCTAACTACGAAATTGAGTTTCATGCGGATGAGATGGCCGGCTCGCTGGACGAAGATCAAATTCTCGGCGTTTACCGGATCGTCCAAGAGCTGCTGAACAACGCCACCAAGCACTCAAGGGCGTCGAAGGTGATTATGTCGCTGACGGACGAGGACAGTTGTTTTACGTTCCGTTACTCGGACGACGGCGTAGGCGTGCGGCTGTCGCGCTTGGAAGGTTCATTCCAGCACATGGGCATTGCTGGCATCGAGAAACGGGTGCAGAGCCTTGAAGGCAAGGTCGATTTCCGGTCGGCGCCCCGCAAGGGCTTCCATGTCACCATACAGTTCCCCAAGCATATGAACGAGAGGTGA
- a CDS encoding IucA/IucC family protein translates to MHTMRTWTIESGRQAAELRIIGDLMNAFLTERFFRLDEGTFGTLSAAPEQIRRLYGGYGDNGAIRIFAGEIAFLVEDSPRLGVQWVQDSPIFKRASDGSWAFINSSAELAKTVLRAVLSEEAYSHPGVTDFLTGVEVAARQLALSLSPECAEGLLAFAPSSAYEWFIKGERIAALRDRPFHPSAKAKIGFTEQDCLKYSAEFGEPIRLRWVAVRADSVVRGCPEGPLSCLDLLAAEQRAAVEDEMQRRGLRPDEYVPLPVHPWQLQQVILSRFIREIEEGTIVVLDAEAGEFLATSSLRSLAPPSIVEVGSGADVNAVAAVAMLKLPVSVLSLGAARYLPVVKLLNGLAGEKLLRQAIACDDTLPGRVFLCEERHWWGYMPASMGLFDDHPRHLAAQLRLYPPELFEAERKVIPMSAFGVHLGGRHILSEILGKELSREEVFSFYSDLAHLFYDVVMRLFKIGIVPEIHGQNCCLVLERNQVKGLLLRDHDSVRLHQPYLDKHGIGDPGYRIRPGYSNSLYNETIHKLIFYVQSLGTQVNLASIMEALSCAYDLPESRLWTITEQAWKEALQGAGLPESDRAELYRAIFESGEWPVKLVVRPLLEADGVPGAMPSGKGTGHNPFLRGRL, encoded by the coding sequence ATGCATACCATGCGAACATGGACAATTGAATCAGGACGGCAGGCGGCGGAGTTACGGATTATCGGCGATTTGATGAACGCCTTTTTGACGGAGCGGTTTTTCCGGCTGGATGAGGGGACTTTCGGGACGCTGTCGGCCGCGCCCGAGCAGATCCGGCGGTTATACGGCGGGTATGGCGATAATGGAGCGATTCGCATTTTTGCCGGGGAAATCGCGTTTTTGGTTGAAGACAGCCCCAGGCTTGGCGTTCAGTGGGTGCAGGATTCTCCGATTTTTAAACGCGCGTCCGACGGAAGCTGGGCTTTCATCAACTCTTCGGCGGAGCTGGCGAAAACGGTGCTGCGTGCGGTGTTGTCGGAGGAAGCCTACAGCCATCCGGGGGTTACAGACTTTTTGACCGGCGTGGAGGTGGCGGCCCGGCAGCTTGCGTTGAGCCTGAGCCCGGAATGCGCGGAGGGGCTGCTGGCGTTTGCTCCGTCCTCGGCTTACGAGTGGTTTATCAAAGGAGAACGAATCGCTGCGCTGCGCGATCGCCCGTTCCATCCGTCGGCCAAAGCGAAAATCGGGTTTACCGAGCAGGACTGCCTGAAGTATTCGGCGGAGTTCGGGGAGCCGATCCGCCTGCGCTGGGTAGCGGTGCGCGCCGATTCGGTCGTACGGGGGTGCCCGGAAGGGCCGTTGTCCTGCCTGGATCTGCTTGCGGCTGAGCAGCGGGCCGCCGTGGAGGACGAGATGCAGCGGCGGGGGCTTAGGCCGGACGAATACGTGCCTCTGCCTGTGCACCCGTGGCAGCTTCAGCAGGTGATTTTGTCCCGCTTTATCCGGGAAATCGAGGAGGGGACGATCGTGGTGCTGGATGCGGAGGCTGGTGAATTTCTAGCCACCTCCTCCTTGCGTTCTCTTGCTCCGCCATCCATCGTGGAGGTGGGGAGCGGAGCGGACGTTAACGCTGTGGCCGCTGTGGCGATGCTCAAGCTGCCGGTCAGCGTGCTGTCGCTGGGCGCCGCCCGCTATTTGCCGGTCGTGAAGCTGCTGAACGGCTTGGCCGGGGAGAAGCTGCTGCGTCAGGCCATAGCTTGCGACGACACACTGCCGGGCCGGGTTTTCCTATGCGAGGAGCGGCACTGGTGGGGATACATGCCGGCATCGATGGGGCTGTTCGACGACCATCCGCGCCATTTGGCCGCCCAGCTTCGCCTATACCCGCCGGAGCTTTTTGAGGCGGAACGCAAGGTGATTCCGATGTCCGCGTTTGGCGTCCATTTGGGAGGCCGGCATATTTTGTCGGAAATCCTGGGCAAGGAGCTTTCCCGCGAAGAGGTGTTCAGCTTCTATAGCGACCTTGCGCACCTGTTCTATGACGTGGTGATGCGGCTGTTCAAGATCGGAATCGTCCCGGAAATTCACGGGCAGAACTGCTGCCTGGTTCTGGAGCGCAATCAAGTGAAGGGGCTGCTGCTCCGCGACCACGATTCGGTGCGCCTGCATCAGCCGTATCTCGATAAGCACGGCATCGGCGATCCCGGGTACCGCATACGGCCCGGCTATTCCAACAGCCTGTACAACGAGACGATTCACAAGCTGATTTTTTACGTTCAATCGCTGGGGACGCAGGTCAATCTGGCTTCGATCATGGAAGCTTTGTCCTGCGCGTACGATCTGCCGGAGTCCCGGTTGTGGACGATCACGGAGCAGGCCTGGAAAGAAGCGCTGCAAGGGGCGGGGCTGCCGGAAAGCGACCGCGCCGAGCTATACCGGGCGATCTTCGAGAGCGGAGAGTGGCCGGTGAAGCTGGTCGTTCGACCGCTGCTGGAAGCGGACGGGGTGCCCGGTGCGATGCCGTCGGGAAAAGGAACCGGGCATAATCCTTTCCTTAGAGGACGGTTGTAG
- a CDS encoding recombinase family protein, with protein sequence MALEVEVIKASRKISDRNAGKLSDVFRVAPYARVSTDTEEQLSSYKSQVAYYTDLVSKRSDWVLVDIYADEAITGTQVTKREDFQRMINDT encoded by the coding sequence ATGGCTCTCGAAGTAGAAGTAATTAAAGCAAGTAGGAAAATATCCGATCGCAACGCCGGAAAGTTATCGGATGTTTTTCGCGTCGCCCCTTACGCTCGCGTAAGTACCGACACCGAGGAGCAATTGAGCAGCTACAAGTCGCAAGTCGCCTATTACACCGATCTCGTTAGCAAACGAAGCGACTGGGTGCTGGTTGATATTTATGCAGATGAAGCCATAACCGGTACTCAGGTTACAAAGCGCGAGGATTTCCAGCGCATGATTAACGATACCTAA
- a CDS encoding ABC transporter ATP-binding protein, whose amino-acid sequence MIKLNRVSKVFALEAGNYTALKENDLHIKRGEFIAIMGPSGSGKSTLLQLIGGLDLPTSGEITVDGVRLNVLNEKQRTLFRRTKVGFVFQNYQLLPMMTVAENIGLSLSANKAPSSEIATRVNQLLQDVNLEGRASQFPSQLSGGQQQRVAIARALAMKPQLILADEPTGNLDQTNGVGILNLLSRLNKEEGITVVMVTHDRKAAEIADRIVMIQDGEVVQGGESRV is encoded by the coding sequence ATGATCAAATTGAACAGAGTGTCCAAAGTGTTTGCTTTGGAAGCAGGGAACTATACCGCACTCAAGGAGAACGATCTTCATATCAAGAGAGGCGAGTTCATCGCTATCATGGGGCCCAGCGGTTCGGGCAAAAGCACGTTGCTGCAACTGATAGGCGGTCTGGACCTTCCGACCTCGGGAGAGATAACGGTCGATGGGGTACGGTTGAACGTTCTCAACGAGAAGCAAAGAACGTTGTTTCGCCGTACGAAAGTCGGCTTCGTGTTCCAAAACTATCAATTGCTGCCCATGATGACGGTAGCCGAGAATATCGGCCTTTCGCTCTCTGCCAATAAGGCTCCATCGTCGGAGATCGCCACAAGAGTCAACCAACTGCTCCAAGATGTAAATCTGGAAGGCAGAGCTTCACAATTCCCTTCGCAGTTAAGCGGAGGTCAGCAGCAGCGCGTTGCCATTGCTCGAGCTCTTGCGATGAAACCTCAACTTATTCTGGCGGATGAACCGACAGGTAATCTGGACCAAACGAACGGTGTAGGAATTCTGAATCTCCTCTCGCGTTTAAACAAAGAAGAGGGGATCACTGTGGTGATGGTTACCCATGACCGCAAGGCCGCGGAGATAGCGGATCGAATCGTCATGATTCAGGATGGAGAAGTCGTACAGGGAGGAGAAAGCCGAGTATGA
- a CDS encoding transposase translates to MLFSDFGKQMHGVGSNPYFALRRRSKKTQGVILLAPFPVKTYSEVVSESALHPQIVGSLKCEVARELKIKDNTLYGWMKKYSGEPEIVAAQAFKSEDHQLRELQKQIRDLQEENEILKKAMHFFAKDRR, encoded by the coding sequence ATGTTGTTCAGCGATTTTGGCAAGCAAATGCATGGGGTTGGTTCGAATCCATATTTTGCCTTAAGAAGAAGATCGAAAAAGACGCAGGGAGTAATTCTCCTTGCGCCTTTTCCGGTCAAAACGTATTCGGAAGTGGTTTCTGAATCAGCACTTCATCCGCAAATCGTTGGATCACTAAAGTGTGAAGTCGCCCGCGAACTGAAGATCAAGGACAACACGCTATACGGCTGGATGAAGAAGTATAGTGGTGAACCGGAGATCGTTGCGGCGCAAGCGTTTAAGTCCGAAGACCATCAGCTCAGGGAGTTGCAAAAGCAAATACGAGATCTGCAAGAGGAGAACGAAATCTTAAAAAAAGCAATGCACTTCTTCGCGAAAGACCGTCGGTGA
- a CDS encoding MFS transporter, which yields MHHHAAKLSSVSDNRSFFANRVIRSILFSAVFLQLGIWIRNFAILLFVTEQTNKDPIAVSLISVAEYAPIFIFSFIGGAFADRWRPKRTMVACDLLSAASVFIVLLALIVGGWQAIFFATLVSSILSQFSQPAGMKLFKLHVPASQMQKGMSLYQTIQAVFMILGPVLGTLVYFYFGIQTAVVIMGICFVLSAAVLTTLPKDRTVPSVQPTRLTQDIKSGLQYVMANKIFLYMASFFLAAGLALGLINPLGIYVITEHLGLKAEHLQWFTTMNGVGIILGGMLMMALSRRMPPRVMLLIGFVCSGAAVALIGTTTSIGVAFTAQFAAGLLVPFIHISCQTLMMSHADEAYVGRVSGIMSPIFIGGMVLTMSIVGILKASLPLGVIYGLSAVLFLAGAIGVVPLLRHKQPAPSAATAHSGAFHH from the coding sequence ATGCATCATCATGCAGCTAAACTCTCATCTGTGTCAGACAATCGATCGTTTTTTGCGAATCGGGTTATCCGCTCCATTCTTTTCTCCGCCGTCTTTTTGCAGCTTGGAATCTGGATTCGAAATTTTGCAATCCTCCTCTTCGTAACGGAGCAGACGAATAAGGATCCGATCGCCGTCTCCTTGATCTCTGTAGCCGAGTACGCCCCAATTTTCATCTTCTCCTTTATCGGAGGGGCTTTCGCGGACCGGTGGAGGCCTAAGCGTACCATGGTGGCTTGTGATCTATTGAGTGCAGCCTCCGTCTTTATCGTTCTTCTTGCCTTGATAGTCGGCGGCTGGCAGGCTATTTTCTTCGCCACGCTCGTATCGTCGATTCTGTCCCAATTCTCACAGCCGGCCGGCATGAAGTTATTCAAGTTGCATGTGCCGGCATCTCAGATGCAGAAGGGAATGTCCCTGTATCAGACGATCCAGGCTGTTTTCATGATATTAGGTCCTGTGCTGGGAACGCTCGTTTACTTCTACTTCGGCATTCAGACGGCCGTCGTCATTATGGGGATTTGCTTTGTGTTATCCGCAGCCGTGCTGACGACTCTTCCCAAGGATCGTACTGTGCCGTCGGTGCAGCCGACGAGGTTGACTCAGGACATCAAGTCCGGCTTGCAATACGTGATGGCGAACAAGATCTTCCTCTACATGGCAAGCTTCTTCCTGGCTGCGGGTCTTGCGCTTGGACTTATCAACCCGCTCGGCATCTATGTGATAACAGAGCATTTGGGCCTTAAAGCGGAGCATCTGCAGTGGTTTACAACAATGAATGGCGTCGGCATCATTCTCGGCGGCATGCTCATGATGGCATTGTCCCGGCGTATGCCGCCCCGTGTCATGCTGTTGATTGGATTCGTATGCAGCGGCGCGGCGGTCGCTCTTATCGGCACGACCACATCGATCGGAGTGGCTTTCACCGCTCAATTCGCTGCGGGACTCTTGGTTCCCTTCATCCATATCTCCTGCCAGACGTTGATGATGAGCCATGCAGACGAAGCTTACGTCGGCAGGGTTAGCGGAATCATGAGCCCGATTTTTATTGGCGGGATGGTACTGACCATGAGCATTGTCGGTATTCTTAAAGCCAGTCTTCCATTGGGAGTTATATATGGACTGTCCGCCGTTCTTTTTCTAGCCGGTGCAATAGGCGTCGTCCCGTTGCTGCGCCACAAGCAGCCTGCACCTTCCGCTGCAACGGCTCACTCTGGCGCATTTCACCATTAA
- a CDS encoding MFS transporter, with amino-acid sequence MLNSYLVVLKIPSMLRYMTGLVFTKLGGWMWSTGLVLFVLYKYDHSTELSGLAVLFSVIPGVIISPVVGVLIDKYDPRKIITIGQTLTGLLCALIPALSLLGVLHFGILMVIVTLLSLIRPLVTTAYRALLPALVPANHWDQANALDGIIQETAVIMGPAIIGLLTGFLSADDAMFGISLFWMLGAIGGTGIKNAPQNSSNEQTKLLQGAWSGLRFLLKNPSLRGLSFAMPFYTMTFGVFYVGLPILVEERLHWEAAAVGGLWTILGCASLASNLFFGRYNSQGRERNNLALGMFISLGGFALVAISTNLILIICGLLIIGSQQGLVDINLHSLRQRRTDPQMYGRVVSLGGMLMSLGSPIGSSIAGVTLSKSLTLTLLLPIFFGALPS; translated from the coding sequence ATGTTAAACTCATATCTTGTAGTTCTAAAAATACCTAGCATGTTACGATACATGACAGGTCTCGTATTTACCAAACTTGGCGGTTGGATGTGGAGTACTGGTTTAGTTCTATTTGTTTTGTACAAATATGATCATTCAACTGAGTTATCAGGTTTAGCTGTACTATTTAGTGTCATACCTGGTGTTATCATCTCCCCGGTGGTTGGAGTATTGATTGACAAATACGATCCTCGAAAAATAATTACGATTGGTCAAACGCTAACTGGTTTATTATGTGCATTGATCCCCGCTCTGTCCCTTCTTGGTGTTCTTCATTTTGGGATTCTGATGGTAATCGTCACATTGTTAAGTTTGATTCGACCGTTAGTAACTACCGCTTATCGAGCTTTGTTGCCCGCTCTCGTTCCCGCCAACCACTGGGATCAAGCCAATGCCCTGGACGGCATTATCCAAGAAACAGCCGTGATTATGGGACCAGCAATTATTGGTCTCTTAACCGGTTTTCTTAGTGCCGATGACGCGATGTTTGGAATATCTCTATTCTGGATGTTGGGTGCCATCGGTGGAACTGGCATAAAAAATGCACCGCAGAACTCAAGTAACGAACAAACTAAATTGCTACAAGGTGCTTGGTCAGGTTTACGTTTCCTTTTGAAAAACCCTTCCTTGAGAGGTCTTTCTTTTGCTATGCCATTTTACACAATGACTTTTGGGGTTTTCTATGTGGGCCTTCCCATTCTAGTAGAAGAAAGACTTCATTGGGAAGCGGCAGCCGTCGGTGGGCTTTGGACAATTCTTGGTTGTGCTTCCTTGGCGTCTAACCTCTTCTTCGGACGATACAATTCGCAAGGACGTGAAAGAAACAATTTAGCACTTGGAATGTTCATTAGTTTAGGCGGTTTCGCATTGGTCGCGATCTCCACGAATTTAATCCTGATCATTTGTGGCTTATTGATCATCGGTAGTCAGCAGGGGCTTGTCGATATTAATCTCCATTCGCTCCGCCAAAGGCGAACGGATCCTCAAATGTATGGACGCGTCGTTTCTTTAGGAGGAATGTTAATGTCGTTAGGCAGCCCAATCGGATCTAGCATAGCTGGAGTCACTCTTTCGAAGTCCTTGACTCTTACTCTCTTACTTCCAATTTTTTTCGGAGCTTTGCCGTCTTAA